A genomic segment from Microbispora sp. ZYX-F-249 encodes:
- a CDS encoding helix-turn-helix domain-containing protein, translated as MTDPLGRDPDVLTTKELAAKLGLSAQTVRRMAGAGQIPALRTGKDYRYSWNAVLDVLRQPHPIAGGSGNEESRPGAGRLATQQARDRAAREL; from the coding sequence ATGACCGATCCGCTTGGCCGTGACCCGGACGTGCTGACCACCAAAGAACTGGCCGCCAAGCTCGGGCTGTCGGCGCAGACCGTCCGCCGCATGGCCGGCGCAGGCCAGATCCCGGCGCTGCGGACCGGCAAGGACTACCGCTACTCGTGGAACGCGGTCCTCGACGTGCTGCGACAGCCCCATCCGATAGCGGGGGGCAGTGGGAATGAGGAGAGCAGGCCAGGCGCCGGACGGCTGGCGACGCAGCAGGCTCGGGACCGAGCTGCGCGGGAGTTGTGA
- a CDS encoding SCO6880 family protein, which yields MTDIRTYGGWRRRRGLGLLGLGTTGTFVALGALTALVLTVSVDLRAALYTGPPAALAGALVLIRVSGVPIAHLITRRIRWSYGKARGHTRYRAGVVVAHPRAFQLPGVLAATRLMSAEDAFGRPYGIVWDRRAGLFTATLKVSPASTWLAERSDADTWVANWGAWLASLGHMPAVRWVTVTVDTAPEPGSALADTVGRALSSTAPEAAALLMRQLVSTAPRTAARVNTYVSVTFDPARSPAGQGDMSTAIGELGRTTEALASALGSCGVTVTGRATAAELAGIVRAAYDPAASADTARADDLTWADAGPIGAEEHPDHYRHDSGISVSWAWHEAPRQNVPADVLSRLVAPGPYPKRVSLQYRPLPAAEATRVLEDEVNAAAFREQYRRRTGRDETARDAYDQARARQAAAEEATGAGVTLVTLYVTTTVTHEEDLAQAVAITEAAAEASRIRLRRLWGSQSTGFATTLPCGVCPAELNRRSW from the coding sequence ATGACGGACATCCGTACCTATGGAGGCTGGCGCCGGCGGCGCGGTCTCGGCCTGCTCGGCCTGGGCACGACCGGGACGTTCGTCGCGTTGGGTGCGCTCACCGCGCTGGTCCTCACCGTGTCCGTGGACCTTCGTGCCGCGCTCTATACCGGTCCGCCCGCTGCCCTGGCCGGAGCGCTGGTGCTGATCCGGGTCAGCGGCGTTCCCATCGCCCACCTCATCACGCGTCGGATCCGCTGGTCGTACGGCAAGGCCCGTGGTCACACCCGCTACCGCGCCGGAGTCGTCGTCGCGCACCCCCGCGCCTTTCAGCTCCCCGGGGTTCTGGCCGCGACTCGGCTGATGTCAGCCGAGGACGCCTTCGGTCGGCCGTACGGCATCGTGTGGGACCGCCGCGCCGGGCTGTTCACCGCGACGCTGAAGGTGTCGCCGGCCTCGACCTGGCTGGCGGAACGGTCGGACGCAGACACCTGGGTGGCCAACTGGGGTGCATGGCTGGCCTCGCTCGGGCACATGCCGGCCGTCCGCTGGGTCACGGTCACCGTCGACACCGCCCCCGAGCCCGGCTCCGCCCTCGCCGACACCGTCGGCCGCGCGCTGTCCTCCACGGCTCCCGAGGCGGCGGCCCTGCTCATGCGGCAACTGGTCAGTACGGCACCGCGTACGGCGGCCCGCGTGAACACCTACGTGAGCGTGACATTCGACCCGGCCCGCTCCCCTGCCGGACAGGGCGACATGAGCACGGCGATCGGTGAGCTCGGCCGCACCACCGAGGCGCTGGCCTCCGCACTCGGCTCGTGTGGCGTCACCGTCACCGGCCGGGCGACCGCAGCCGAGCTGGCCGGAATCGTCCGCGCCGCCTACGATCCCGCCGCCAGCGCCGACACCGCCCGCGCCGATGACCTGACGTGGGCGGACGCGGGTCCGATCGGCGCCGAAGAGCACCCCGATCACTACCGGCACGACAGCGGCATCAGCGTGAGCTGGGCCTGGCACGAGGCACCACGGCAGAACGTCCCCGCCGACGTGCTCAGCCGCCTGGTCGCTCCGGGTCCATATCCGAAGCGGGTCAGCCTGCAGTACCGCCCGTTGCCCGCCGCCGAGGCCACGCGGGTGCTTGAGGACGAGGTCAACGCCGCCGCGTTCCGCGAGCAGTACCGCCGCCGGACCGGGCGGGACGAGACCGCCCGCGACGCCTACGACCAGGCCCGCGCCCGGCAGGCCGCCGCCGAGGAGGCAACCGGGGCCGGGGTCACGCTCGTGACGCTGTACGTCACCACCACGGTCACTCACGAAGAGGACCTGGCCCAGGCCGTCGCCATCACCGAGGCCGCCGCAGAAGCCTCCCGGATCCGGCTTCGCCGGCTGTGGGGCAGCCAGTCCACCGGGTTCGCCACCACCTTGCCCTGCGGCGTCTGCCCGGCCGAGCTGAACAGGAGGTCATGGTGA
- a CDS encoding type IV secretory system conjugative DNA transfer family protein encodes MTRAVGPRTGFTPHGATGAWVALFAGWGVVALFGLIWIAAHVAASLFGGRVREFGTDFAWRVIEGRTASAWPGTPTLGVVVVAAVLVTAALALVVAGWWFVIGRLPDPVDPVAALADNPGLATLKPEAAGKKARELRPSLSGPVLACDIGLALGDLMRSGPTLYASWEDTIVAFMAPRSGKTTCLSIPYVLSAPGPVIATSNKSDLWAATATLRAAEGTVWLFDPQHITYQPQTWWWDPLRGLSTVEDAHRLAGHFVLTVDDGTKRDLWGPAAQDLLCALFLAAASSGRTMRDVAKWLDTPAVPTPVELLEAAGFSLLASSLRGAQNGAVETRDGIYQTARTAAKALRDEAIISWVTPSALPVFDPKAFAAGTDTLYLLSKSRSAAAPLIAALTDTAMRSAERRAERMGGRLDPPMVVSLDEAANICRIADLPELYSHLGSRGIVPVTILQSYEQGVTVWGEAGMAAMWGAATRKVIGAGVDSPRLARDLATLVGQHDVPVRSVSYADGRASEQISLRRQDILEPAAIRALPPGTALLLATGGRPALISLLPWYESRDADRIQACRDRLERLIAEGAAR; translated from the coding sequence ATGACGAGGGCGGTGGGACCGCGCACCGGGTTCACTCCGCACGGCGCGACCGGAGCATGGGTGGCGCTCTTCGCGGGGTGGGGCGTCGTGGCCCTCTTCGGTCTCATCTGGATTGCGGCCCACGTCGCGGCCAGTCTGTTCGGCGGGCGGGTCCGCGAGTTCGGCACCGACTTCGCGTGGCGTGTGATCGAAGGCCGTACGGCTTCCGCGTGGCCCGGCACCCCGACGCTTGGCGTTGTGGTCGTTGCCGCCGTCCTCGTCACAGCTGCGCTCGCCCTTGTCGTGGCCGGCTGGTGGTTCGTCATCGGTCGGCTGCCCGATCCGGTGGATCCGGTGGCCGCGCTCGCGGACAATCCCGGCCTCGCCACGTTGAAGCCGGAGGCGGCGGGGAAGAAGGCCCGGGAGCTGCGGCCGTCCCTGTCCGGACCGGTGCTGGCCTGCGACATCGGGCTGGCGCTCGGCGACCTGATGCGCAGCGGACCCACGCTGTACGCCTCGTGGGAGGACACGATCGTGGCCTTCATGGCCCCCAGGTCGGGCAAGACGACGTGTCTGAGCATTCCGTATGTGCTCTCGGCTCCCGGACCGGTTATCGCAACGTCGAACAAGTCCGATCTATGGGCGGCCACCGCCACCCTTCGCGCCGCCGAAGGGACGGTGTGGCTGTTCGACCCGCAGCACATCACCTATCAGCCGCAGACCTGGTGGTGGGACCCGCTGCGCGGGCTCTCGACGGTGGAGGACGCTCACCGCCTCGCCGGGCACTTCGTCCTCACCGTCGACGACGGCACCAAGCGTGACCTGTGGGGACCTGCCGCGCAGGACCTGCTGTGCGCGCTGTTCCTGGCCGCCGCGTCCTCCGGCCGCACGATGCGCGATGTCGCCAAATGGCTCGACACGCCTGCCGTACCCACGCCGGTCGAACTGCTGGAGGCCGCAGGCTTCTCCCTGCTCGCCTCGTCGCTGCGCGGCGCACAGAACGGCGCGGTCGAGACGCGCGACGGCATCTACCAGACCGCTCGTACGGCGGCCAAAGCGTTGCGCGACGAGGCGATCATCTCCTGGGTCACGCCGTCGGCCCTGCCGGTCTTCGACCCGAAGGCCTTCGCCGCCGGAACCGACACCCTCTACCTGCTGTCGAAGTCGCGCTCGGCTGCCGCGCCGCTCATCGCCGCACTCACCGACACCGCGATGCGGTCCGCCGAACGCCGGGCCGAACGCATGGGCGGCAGGCTCGACCCACCGATGGTCGTCTCCCTCGACGAGGCGGCCAACATCTGCCGGATCGCGGACCTGCCTGAGCTGTACAGCCACCTCGGCTCGCGCGGCATCGTCCCGGTGACGATCCTCCAGTCGTACGAGCAGGGCGTCACGGTGTGGGGCGAAGCCGGTATGGCCGCGATGTGGGGCGCGGCGACCCGCAAGGTCATTGGCGCGGGCGTCGACTCCCCGCGCCTGGCCCGCGACCTGGCCACGCTCGTCGGCCAGCACGACGTGCCCGTCCGTTCCGTCTCGTACGCCGACGGCCGGGCCTCGGAGCAGATCTCGCTGCGCCGACAGGACATCCTCGAACCCGCCGCCATCCGCGCGCTGCCGCCGGGGACCGCGCTGCTATTGGCCACCGGCGGACGTCCCGCCCTGATCTCACTGCTCCCCTGGTACGAGAGCCGCGACGCCGACCGGATCCAGGCCTGCCGCGACCGGCTCGAACGGCTCATCGCGGAAGGAGCGGCACGATGA
- a CDS encoding DUF4913 domain-containing protein: MTEPVYETVEEWVTERFVPMYRRTLGGEFRWCPQWWRHAEAISRLTALWHAWEALRLEAGTGMGVWYRDHLDHQLPILLGARGPFYQCSEDEHLEPHLANVEPAPPGWWGSSTESVSDGPADEPELDSHV, from the coding sequence ATGACCGAACCGGTCTACGAGACCGTCGAAGAATGGGTGACCGAGCGGTTCGTCCCCATGTACCGGCGGACACTCGGCGGCGAGTTCCGCTGGTGCCCCCAGTGGTGGAGGCACGCCGAGGCCATCTCCCGGCTCACGGCGCTGTGGCATGCATGGGAGGCGCTGCGCCTGGAAGCCGGCACCGGCATGGGCGTGTGGTACCGCGACCACCTTGACCACCAACTGCCCATCCTGCTTGGTGCCCGCGGCCCCTTCTACCAGTGCAGCGAGGACGAGCACCTCGAACCCCACCTGGCCAACGTCGAACCCGCCCCACCTGGCTGGTGGGGGTCTTCCACAGAATCCGTTTCGGATGGTCCGGCGGATGAGCCCGAGCTCGACAGTCATGTCTGA
- a CDS encoding SpvB/TcaC N-terminal domain-containing protein: MAGSGVAEQVLPLPRGGGAVRGIGETFQADAQKGTGRFSVPITFPAGRGGFQPRLALTYGTGEPNGPFGLGWSLNTAAISLRTAKGIPRYRGTDEYLLSGAETLVHVGDEPRGRRYRPRVDGLFARILQIGDHWEVTARNGLTSLYGTDDTCRIRNGDRPDEVFAWLLSETRDPNGNHVGYAYRREDNQLYLVAIRYARYSVEFEYGERPDPFSTYRSGFEIRTTRRCEQILIKADDVLIRSYRLRYVTDDMPLNLVSLLAGITMTGHRTDSRGRVLTRSMPPLTFGYTAFRPGHASFETFSADGGDGPDRALDHEEYELVDLHGGGLPDVVHTSAEGVRYWRNLGECRFARPRPMTDAPAGITLADDGVRFADMDGTGSADLLVTKGPLNGYFPTEFEARWATMVRPRRAPAIDLTDPAVALVDMDGDGRVDALDTGGHHMVVAYNRGADGWAEEVTHVARGPLPDFTDVVLSAPDRRVRLAAMSGDLQDLVTIHDRRVEYWPNLGYGRWGRRITMRGSPELPRDYDPARLFLADIDGDGYADLIYVGFDEVRYWINQSGNGWSERQVVRGTPAVRDIDVIRTADMKGTGTAGLLWTADRQGGGYRYLDFTEGTKPYLLNVVDGHVGATTRIEYAPSTAYFCADLAAGWAWATRLPFPVQVVARVKTVDRLSGGRRTIAYRYRDGHWDGREREFRGFARVDQTDSETFEEHPRPGPQAAADGVPREAGRHFSPPTMTRTWYHVGRGSGRPAEARALWGAVLRTELAELGAPDRPYVITEHRYQVRTVAPDVHVPVQGESVTRQTERSDTARVTRLIFEHDDHGNVTRQIRVGDAADPLVVVTDTAYADSPGGHVKDRPAETLIRLPSAADRAILRDYLDGGREPDWTAFCTVDAEVLGRTRHHYDGVDYVGLPVGEVERGNLTRTESLVLTDASIAALYPDPASGGHPRPPEALADLAGLGYAREADGWWARTVRNRWDRRFGLIVGVLDAMGNETTIDYDEDHHLFPVRVTDAAGHAVSVESIDLQALAPRLVRDANGNLTEYAFDPLGLLTATAVKGKPLTGGRWEGDTLGRPTTRYAYDLHAFDRDGSPIAAAVWQRAEHGGDRLVRSLEYYDGMGRSLQRKVTAEPAAPGGPARWAVSGRQVYNDKGWLVERYEPFFSTTSAYEPVTGAGVPTVLGYDPLGRPTVQVNPDGSFRRVVIDGPWRTERHDENDTGARRYEADGRLVERTNAEVAALKIGDHLDTPKVEIADVWGRLTESIEDGQPTRYAYDPLDRLLTVTDPYGRQVLSYGYDLLGRRVRTRHLDAGTRIVVLDAAGSVAESGDSKGARTITSYDVLGRPVQVRARDGASRPFTLREWHLYDRLDGVTAEQARRANQLGRLVRSYDGAGQITVESYDLNGEPARKNRRMLPAALLPAHWPDSGQEDLLEPGPGYPVGTGYDAMGNLTELAYPDGSVARYAYNEAGLLERITLGDRVCVAGVDYNARGERTVIRYGNGVVTGYAYEPLTCRLLRLTTRDALGGTIQDLEYAYDPIGNVIGIIDHVPTGPGHVNNTREHSYDALYRLTSAEGASYRRHYDYDRVSNIVAESSLDPPWTSVHTYRPGTNLLLTRDATAFDHDAGGNMTRMGTLRLDWDHADRMVGAGQTSYAYDSAGLRVRKVAEARETRYLDGVFEERTDRTVAHVVDAGRRIAVVTTTAGHASITFHHGDHLGSTNVTTGEDGRPTGQEEFAPYGETSLGAGDTYRYAGKEFDEETGLYYFGARYYCPRLGRWISADPLALVTPDASNPYLYVRANPIKFTDLIGLEEKNFTILLSPSALQRNDSKKERRVAETIAQLSTSYAERHLSDAAIIVVDDLPGAVAKLAGQLGPDDTIGRVVIITHGLELTNRQGRTVESRVWFPLNSGKEHAWQSPQSLAAAARSPDLRLDLRTLQQKSTDQTTISFIGCNIGTSKPTLTAVGRFFGGRGVWVEAPATGAALEERTADTVFRLKIGTKTYVDYDSVEGRRLMTRIQVDDAPLDTRPAVSDSVLRKKDEEVQLPP; this comes from the coding sequence GTGGCCGGATCCGGTGTGGCCGAGCAGGTGCTTCCGCTGCCCCGAGGGGGCGGCGCCGTCCGGGGAATCGGCGAGACCTTCCAAGCCGACGCGCAGAAGGGCACGGGACGCTTCAGCGTCCCGATCACCTTCCCCGCCGGCCGCGGCGGCTTCCAGCCGAGGCTCGCCCTGACGTACGGCACGGGCGAGCCGAACGGCCCCTTCGGCTTGGGCTGGAGCCTGAACACCGCGGCGATCAGCCTGCGGACGGCCAAGGGCATCCCGCGCTACCGCGGTACCGACGAGTACCTGCTGTCGGGTGCGGAGACCCTGGTCCACGTGGGCGACGAGCCGCGGGGCCGCCGCTACCGGCCGCGCGTCGACGGGCTGTTCGCCCGGATCCTCCAGATCGGCGATCACTGGGAGGTGACCGCCAGGAACGGCCTGACCAGCCTGTACGGCACCGACGACACCTGCCGGATCCGCAACGGCGACCGCCCGGACGAGGTGTTCGCGTGGCTGCTGAGCGAGACCCGCGATCCCAACGGCAACCACGTCGGCTACGCCTACCGGCGCGAGGACAACCAGCTCTACCTGGTCGCGATCCGCTACGCGCGCTACTCCGTCGAGTTCGAGTACGGCGAGCGCCCCGACCCGTTCTCCACCTATCGCAGCGGATTCGAGATCAGGACGACGCGGCGCTGCGAGCAGATCCTGATCAAGGCAGACGACGTTCTGATCCGCTCCTACCGCCTGCGGTATGTGACGGACGACATGCCGCTCAACCTGGTCTCACTGCTGGCCGGGATCACGATGACCGGTCACCGGACGGACTCGCGGGGCCGGGTGCTGACCCGGTCCATGCCGCCGCTGACGTTCGGTTACACCGCCTTCCGGCCGGGACACGCCAGCTTCGAGACGTTCAGCGCGGACGGCGGGGACGGGCCGGACCGGGCTCTCGACCATGAGGAGTACGAACTGGTCGATCTGCACGGCGGCGGGCTGCCCGACGTGGTGCACACCTCCGCCGAGGGCGTGCGCTACTGGCGCAACCTCGGCGAATGCCGGTTCGCCCGGCCGCGCCCGATGACCGACGCCCCAGCGGGAATCACGCTGGCCGACGACGGCGTCCGGTTCGCCGACATGGACGGGACCGGCTCGGCCGACCTGCTCGTCACCAAGGGCCCGCTCAACGGTTACTTCCCCACGGAGTTCGAGGCCCGCTGGGCGACGATGGTCCGCCCCCGCCGCGCCCCGGCCATCGACCTGACCGACCCCGCAGTGGCGCTCGTCGACATGGACGGCGACGGCCGGGTGGACGCCCTGGACACCGGCGGCCACCACATGGTTGTCGCCTACAACCGGGGCGCCGACGGCTGGGCCGAGGAGGTGACCCACGTCGCCCGCGGCCCGCTGCCGGACTTCACCGACGTCGTGCTCTCTGCCCCGGACCGGCGCGTGCGGCTGGCGGCCATGAGCGGAGACCTCCAGGACCTCGTCACCATCCACGACCGGCGCGTCGAGTACTGGCCCAACCTCGGTTACGGACGATGGGGCCGGCGCATCACCATGCGGGGGTCTCCCGAACTGCCGCGCGACTACGACCCCGCGCGCCTGTTCCTGGCCGACATCGACGGCGACGGCTACGCCGACCTCATCTACGTCGGCTTCGACGAGGTGCGCTACTGGATCAACCAGAGCGGCAACGGGTGGAGCGAGCGCCAGGTGGTCCGCGGGACGCCGGCCGTGCGTGACATCGACGTGATCAGGACCGCGGACATGAAGGGGACCGGCACCGCCGGGTTGCTCTGGACCGCGGATCGGCAGGGCGGCGGCTACCGGTATCTGGATTTCACTGAGGGGACCAAGCCGTACCTGCTGAACGTGGTCGACGGCCATGTGGGGGCCACGACCAGGATCGAGTACGCGCCGTCCACAGCGTACTTCTGCGCGGACCTGGCAGCGGGGTGGGCGTGGGCGACGCGGCTGCCGTTCCCCGTGCAGGTCGTGGCGCGCGTAAAGACGGTGGACCGGCTGTCTGGCGGGAGGCGGACGATCGCCTACCGCTACCGCGACGGCCACTGGGACGGGCGCGAGCGCGAGTTCCGCGGGTTCGCGCGGGTCGACCAGACCGACAGCGAGACGTTCGAGGAGCACCCGAGACCCGGCCCGCAAGCGGCAGCGGACGGGGTCCCGCGCGAGGCCGGACGCCACTTCTCGCCGCCCACGATGACCAGGACCTGGTACCACGTCGGCCGCGGCTCCGGGCGGCCGGCCGAGGCGCGCGCGCTGTGGGGCGCGGTGCTGCGGACAGAGCTGGCCGAGCTCGGCGCCCCCGACCGTCCCTATGTGATCACCGAGCACCGCTATCAGGTGCGGACGGTCGCGCCAGATGTGCACGTCCCGGTGCAGGGCGAGAGCGTGACCCGCCAGACCGAGCGCTCCGACACCGCCAGGGTGACCCGCCTGATCTTCGAGCACGACGATCACGGCAACGTGACACGCCAGATCAGGGTGGGCGACGCCGCGGACCCGCTGGTCGTCGTCACCGACACCGCCTACGCCGATTCGCCGGGCGGCCACGTCAAGGACCGCCCGGCCGAGACGCTGATCCGTCTGCCGTCGGCCGCGGACCGCGCGATCCTGCGGGACTATCTGGACGGCGGGCGGGAGCCGGACTGGACGGCGTTCTGCACGGTGGACGCCGAGGTGCTGGGCCGCACGAGGCACCACTACGACGGAGTTGACTACGTCGGACTGCCGGTCGGCGAGGTGGAGCGGGGCAATCTGACCCGTACTGAATCGCTGGTGCTGACCGACGCCTCGATCGCGGCGCTCTACCCCGACCCGGCGTCGGGCGGCCACCCGCGCCCGCCGGAAGCGCTCGCGGACCTGGCCGGGCTCGGCTACGCGCGCGAGGCCGACGGCTGGTGGGCGCGTACCGTGCGCAACCGCTGGGACCGGCGGTTCGGCCTGATCGTCGGCGTGCTGGACGCGATGGGCAACGAGACGACGATCGACTACGACGAGGACCACCACCTGTTCCCCGTCCGGGTCACCGATGCCGCCGGTCACGCGGTCTCGGTGGAGTCGATCGACCTCCAGGCGCTCGCGCCGCGGCTCGTGCGCGACGCGAACGGGAACCTGACGGAGTACGCGTTCGACCCGCTCGGCCTGCTCACGGCGACGGCGGTCAAGGGCAAGCCGCTCACCGGCGGCCGGTGGGAGGGGGACACGCTGGGCCGGCCCACCACCCGGTACGCCTACGACCTGCACGCCTTCGACCGCGACGGCTCGCCGATCGCGGCCGCGGTGTGGCAGCGCGCCGAGCACGGCGGCGACCGGCTGGTGCGGAGCCTGGAGTACTACGACGGCATGGGCCGGTCGTTGCAGCGCAAGGTCACGGCGGAACCGGCGGCGCCGGGCGGGCCGGCGCGGTGGGCGGTGAGCGGGCGGCAGGTGTACAACGACAAGGGCTGGCTCGTGGAGCGGTACGAGCCGTTCTTCAGCACGACGTCCGCCTACGAGCCGGTCACCGGTGCCGGCGTGCCGACCGTGCTGGGATACGACCCGCTGGGGCGGCCAACCGTCCAGGTGAATCCGGACGGCTCGTTCCGCCGGGTGGTCATCGACGGCCCGTGGCGGACCGAAAGGCACGACGAGAACGACACCGGGGCCCGGCGCTACGAGGCCGACGGCAGGCTGGTCGAGCGGACGAACGCGGAGGTGGCCGCCCTCAAGATCGGCGATCACTTGGACACACCCAAGGTCGAGATTGCCGACGTCTGGGGACGCCTGACCGAGTCGATCGAGGACGGCCAGCCCACCCGGTACGCCTACGACCCGCTGGACCGGCTCCTGACGGTCACCGACCCGTACGGCAGGCAGGTGCTGAGCTATGGCTACGACCTGCTCGGCCGCCGGGTGCGCACCCGGCACCTGGACGCGGGGACGCGGATCGTGGTTCTGGACGCCGCCGGCTCCGTGGCCGAGTCCGGGGACTCCAAGGGAGCGCGGACGATCACCTCGTACGACGTGCTCGGCCGACCGGTCCAGGTCAGGGCGCGGGACGGCGCCAGCCGCCCGTTCACGCTGCGCGAGTGGCACCTCTACGACCGACTCGATGGCGTCACCGCCGAGCAGGCGCGCCGGGCCAACCAGCTCGGCAGGCTGGTGCGCAGCTACGATGGCGCCGGCCAGATCACCGTCGAGAGCTATGACCTCAATGGCGAGCCTGCCAGGAAGAACCGGCGGATGCTCCCCGCCGCCCTGTTGCCGGCGCACTGGCCAGACAGCGGCCAGGAAGACCTGCTCGAACCCGGCCCCGGCTACCCGGTCGGCACAGGCTACGACGCTATGGGCAACCTTACCGAACTGGCCTACCCGGACGGCTCGGTGGCCCGCTACGCCTACAACGAGGCCGGCCTGCTCGAACGGATTACCCTCGGCGATCGCGTGTGCGTCGCCGGCGTCGACTACAACGCCCGCGGCGAGCGCACCGTGATCCGCTACGGCAACGGCGTCGTCACCGGCTACGCCTACGAACCGCTCACCTGTCGCCTGCTGCGGCTGACCACCCGCGACGCCCTGGGCGGCACGATCCAGGACCTGGAGTACGCCTACGACCCGATCGGCAACGTCATCGGCATCATCGACCACGTGCCGACCGGCCCGGGACACGTGAACAACACCAGGGAGCACAGCTACGACGCGCTCTACCGGCTCACCTCCGCCGAGGGCGCCTCCTACCGGCGGCACTACGACTACGACCGGGTCTCCAACATCGTCGCCGAGTCGAGCCTGGATCCGCCCTGGACCAGTGTCCACACCTACAGGCCGGGCACGAACCTGTTGCTCACGCGGGACGCCACCGCGTTCGACCACGATGCCGGCGGCAACATGACCCGGATGGGCACGCTGCGGCTGGACTGGGACCACGCCGACCGCATGGTGGGTGCGGGACAGACAAGCTACGCCTACGACAGCGCCGGCCTGCGGGTGCGAAAAGTCGCCGAGGCACGCGAGACCAGATACCTCGACGGCGTCTTCGAAGAGCGCACCGACAGGACGGTCGCCCACGTGGTCGACGCCGGCCGGCGGATCGCCGTGGTCACCACGACCGCCGGCCATGCGTCGATCACCTTCCACCACGGCGACCATCTGGGTAGCACCAACGTGACCACCGGCGAGGACGGCAGGCCGACCGGCCAGGAGGAGTTCGCCCCGTACGGGGAGACCAGCCTGGGCGCGGGCGACACCTACCGCTACGCGGGCAAGGAATTCGACGAGGAGACCGGCCTCTACTATTTCGGGGCGCGCTACTACTGTCCCCGCCTCGGCCGGTGGATCAGCGCCGACCCGCTCGCCCTCGTGACGCCCGACGCCTCGAACCCGTATCTGTACGTGCGCGCGAACCCGATCAAATTCACCGACCTGATCGGGCTGGAGGAGAAGAACTTCACCATCCTGCTCTCGCCCTCCGCCCTGCAGCGCAACGACAGCAAGAAGGAACGCCGGGTCGCGGAGACCATCGCCCAGCTGTCGACGTCGTATGCGGAGCGCCACCTCTCCGACGCGGCCATCATCGTGGTGGACGACCTGCCCGGCGCGGTCGCCAAGCTGGCCGGGCAACTGGGGCCCGACGACACGATCGGCCGGGTGGTGATCATCACCCACGGTCTCGAACTCACCAACAGGCAGGGACGCACGGTGGAGAGCCGGGTCTGGTTCCCGCTGAACTCTGGCAAGGAGCATGCCTGGCAGAGTCCGCAGAGCCTGGCGGCCGCCGCGCGGTCACCCGACCTCCGCTTGGACCTGCGCACGTTGCAGCAGAAGAGCACGGACCAGACGACGATCTCCTTCATCGGCTGCAATATCGGAACGTCGAAGCCCACCCTGACGGCCGTGGGACGGTTCTTCGGCGGGCGCGGAGTGTGGGTCGAGGCGCCGGCCACGGGCGCGGCGCTGGAGGAGCGGACCGCTGACACCGTGTTCCGGCTGAAGATCGGGACGAAGACGTACGTGGACTACGACAGCGTGGAGGGACGCCGGCTGATGACGAGAATCCAGGTGGATGACGCGCCGCTGGACACCCGGCCGGCCGTGTCCGACTCTGTGCTTCGCAAAAAGGACGAGGAGGTCCAGCTCCCTCCGTGA